A section of the Paenibacillus odorifer genome encodes:
- the purS gene encoding phosphoribosylformylglycinamidine synthase subunit PurS produces the protein MLKATVYVTIKKSVLDPQGVAVQGALHSVGFQEVESLRIGKYMELTLDTDNRAEAEVRLKEMCEKLLANTVIEDYRYELED, from the coding sequence ATGTTAAAAGCGACGGTATATGTCACCATAAAGAAAAGCGTTCTTGATCCACAAGGGGTAGCAGTACAAGGAGCACTTCATTCGGTAGGCTTCCAAGAAGTTGAAAGCTTGCGTATCGGGAAATATATGGAGCTGACTTTGGATACGGATAACCGTGCTGAAGCGGAAGTGCGTCTCAAGGAAATGTGCGAAAAGCTACTTGCCAACACGGTGATCGAGGATTACCGCTACGAATTGGAGGACTAA
- the purM gene encoding phosphoribosylformylglycinamidine cyclo-ligase, with product MSEAYKNAGVDIAAGNEAVERMKKHVKRTYRPEVMTELGGFGALFGLNKDKYEEPVLVSGTDGVGTKLKIAFAADRHDTIGIDAVAMCVNDIVVQGAEPLFFLDYLACDKVVPEKIEAIVAGIAEGCHQAGCALIGGETAEMPGMYSAGEYDIAGFTVGVADKAKLVTGANIAAGDTVIGLASSGVHSNGFSLVRKLLLEQEGYGLNDVLPELGAPLADVLLAPTKIYVKPLLALLEQLPVKGMAHITGGGFIENIPRVLPDNVDVEINYGSWPILPIFGLMQNKGNVSNRDMFTTFNMGIGLVLVVSAADGERALELLKASGEEAYIIGKVTEGERKVTFTGAEV from the coding sequence GTGTCGGAAGCTTATAAAAACGCCGGAGTGGATATTGCGGCTGGTAATGAAGCGGTAGAACGCATGAAAAAGCACGTAAAACGTACTTACCGTCCAGAAGTAATGACGGAACTTGGTGGGTTCGGAGCACTGTTTGGCCTCAATAAAGATAAATATGAAGAGCCAGTGCTTGTATCGGGAACTGATGGTGTAGGCACAAAGCTCAAAATCGCATTCGCGGCGGATCGTCATGACACGATTGGCATCGACGCTGTAGCTATGTGCGTGAACGACATTGTAGTGCAAGGTGCAGAGCCACTCTTTTTCCTCGACTATCTGGCTTGCGACAAAGTGGTGCCGGAGAAAATCGAGGCTATCGTAGCTGGAATCGCTGAAGGCTGTCACCAAGCGGGTTGTGCACTGATTGGCGGCGAAACGGCTGAGATGCCGGGTATGTATTCAGCAGGTGAATATGATATCGCTGGATTCACAGTTGGCGTAGCTGATAAAGCGAAGCTGGTAACAGGCGCTAACATCGCTGCTGGAGACACAGTGATTGGTCTGGCTTCCAGTGGTGTGCACAGCAATGGCTTCTCGCTGGTGCGTAAGCTTTTGCTTGAGCAAGAGGGTTATGGCCTGAATGACGTGCTTCCTGAGCTTGGCGCTCCGCTCGCGGATGTGCTCCTTGCACCAACTAAGATTTATGTGAAGCCTTTGCTGGCACTGCTGGAGCAGCTTCCGGTAAAAGGTATGGCTCACATTACGGGTGGCGGATTCATCGAGAATATCCCACGCGTATTGCCTGATAATGTAGATGTGGAGATCAATTACGGATCGTGGCCGATTCTGCCAATCTTCGGTTTGATGCAGAACAAAGGTAACGTAAGCAACCGTGATATGTTCACTACTTTTAATATGGGAATTGGTCTTGTTCTGGTAGTTAGCGCTGCTGATGGAGAACGCGCTCTTGAACTGCTTAAGGCTAGCGGAGAAGAGGCGTATATCATTGGGAAAGTAACAGAAGGGGAACGCAAAGTAACCTTTACTGGAGCTGAAGTGTGA
- the purB gene encoding adenylosuccinate lyase yields MIERYSRPEMRAIWTEENKFKAWLEVEICACEAWAELGVIPHEDAAKLRKDAKFDIARIDEIEQETRHDVIAFTRAVSESLGAERKWVHYGLTSTDVVDTALGYLLRQANEILEKDIINFIEILKDKAIAYKDTPMMGRTHGVHAEPTTFGLKMALWYEEMKRNLERFRHAANGVQFGKISGAVGTYANIDPFVEEFVCRKLGTSPAPISTQTLQRDRHAEYMAALALVATSLDKFATEIRALQKSEIREVEEAFAKGQKGSSAMPHKRNPIGCENISGLSRVIRGHMVTAYENVPLWHERDISHSSVERIILPDATMLLNYMLNRFGNIVKNLTVFPENMKRNMNRTFGVPFSGRILTKLIDKGFSREQAYDTVQPRAMQAWEEQKQFRDIVEATPEITNVLTPEEIEDAFNPSWHLKHVDTIFRKLELI; encoded by the coding sequence ATGATCGAACGTTACAGCAGACCCGAGATGCGGGCCATTTGGACTGAGGAGAATAAATTCAAAGCGTGGTTGGAAGTGGAAATTTGCGCTTGTGAAGCATGGGCGGAACTGGGAGTCATCCCACATGAAGACGCTGCTAAGCTGCGTAAGGATGCTAAATTCGACATCGCACGTATTGATGAAATCGAACAGGAAACACGTCATGACGTAATCGCATTTACTCGTGCGGTTTCCGAAAGCCTTGGCGCAGAACGCAAATGGGTACACTACGGCCTTACTTCCACAGATGTGGTGGATACAGCACTGGGTTACTTGCTGCGTCAAGCGAATGAGATTCTAGAGAAGGATATTATTAACTTTATTGAGATCCTTAAAGATAAAGCTATTGCTTATAAAGATACACCGATGATGGGCCGTACACATGGGGTTCATGCTGAGCCAACTACTTTTGGTCTGAAAATGGCATTGTGGTACGAAGAAATGAAACGTAACCTGGAGCGTTTCCGCCATGCTGCGAACGGTGTGCAATTTGGCAAAATCTCCGGAGCCGTTGGTACGTATGCCAACATTGATCCATTCGTAGAAGAATTTGTCTGCCGTAAGCTGGGTACAAGCCCTGCACCGATCTCGACACAAACTCTACAGCGCGACCGTCACGCTGAGTATATGGCAGCTCTTGCTCTGGTAGCAACCTCGCTAGACAAATTCGCTACCGAAATCCGCGCTCTGCAAAAGAGTGAGATTCGCGAAGTAGAAGAAGCTTTTGCCAAAGGTCAAAAGGGTTCATCTGCTATGCCGCATAAACGGAATCCTATTGGCTGCGAGAATATTTCCGGTCTGTCCCGCGTGATTCGCGGACATATGGTTACAGCTTACGAGAACGTGCCGCTCTGGCATGAACGCGATATCTCGCACTCTTCAGTGGAACGTATCATCCTTCCGGATGCAACGATGCTGCTGAACTACATGCTGAACCGTTTCGGAAACATCGTGAAGAACCTGACTGTATTCCCAGAGAATATGAAGCGTAACATGAACCGTACCTTCGGCGTTCCTTTCTCTGGCCGGATCTTAACCAAGCTGATTGATAAAGGCTTCAGCCGCGAGCAAGCGTACGATACCGTTCAACCACGTGCGATGCAAGCTTGGGAAGAGCAAAAGCAGTTCCGTGATATCGTGGAAGCCACACCTGAAATCACTAATGTCCTCACCCCAGAAGAGATTGAAGATGCATTTAACCCTTCTTGGCACCTTAAGCATGTGGATACCATCTTCCGCAAGCTAGAACTTATCTAA
- the purH gene encoding bifunctional phosphoribosylaminoimidazolecarboxamide formyltransferase/IMP cyclohydrolase, with translation MSIKRALVSVSDKQGIVDFCRELSALGVEIISTGGTSTLLAKEGVPVIGISDVTGFPEIMDGRVKTLHPAVHSGLLAVRDNEEHTRQMKELGLDYIDLVVVNLYPFAETIAKPDVSYEEAIENIDIGGPTMLRSAAKNHAFVSVVVDANDYATVLEEVRADGDTTLETRKRLAAKVFRHTAAYDALISDYLANVTGEPLPERYTVTYEKIQDLRYGENPHQKAAFYRKPLAAGDTLTAAEQLHGKELSYNNINDANAALQIVKEFEEPAVVAIKHMNPCGVGVGESVYEAYQKAYNADPTSIFGGIVAANRIIDADTATLLKEIFLEIVLAPGFTEEALEILTKKKNLRLLKIGNLSTASARKSSFVVTSIDGGMVVQESDVHSVNPDDLQVVTDRKPTEEELKQLLFGWKVVKHVKSNAIVLAADDMTVGVGAGQMNRVGAAKIAIEQAGEKSKGSVLASDAFFPMGDTLEMAAKAGITAVIQPGGSIKDEESIKVANEYGIAMVFTGVRHFKH, from the coding sequence GTGAGTATCAAAAGAGCGCTAGTTAGCGTATCGGATAAACAAGGTATCGTGGATTTTTGCCGCGAGTTGTCTGCATTAGGCGTAGAGATTATTTCCACAGGTGGAACAAGCACGCTTTTGGCTAAGGAAGGTGTTCCAGTCATCGGTATTTCCGATGTTACAGGATTCCCGGAAATCATGGATGGACGTGTCAAAACCTTGCACCCGGCTGTACACAGCGGATTGCTAGCGGTTCGTGACAATGAGGAACACACGCGTCAAATGAAAGAGCTTGGTCTGGACTACATTGATCTGGTAGTAGTAAATCTGTATCCGTTCGCGGAAACCATTGCTAAACCGGATGTATCGTATGAAGAAGCCATCGAGAATATCGATATCGGCGGACCGACGATGCTGCGTTCTGCGGCGAAGAACCATGCTTTTGTAAGTGTAGTGGTAGATGCTAACGACTATGCTACAGTGCTTGAAGAGGTTCGCGCAGATGGAGATACAACGCTGGAAACACGCAAACGTCTTGCGGCAAAAGTGTTCCGTCATACGGCGGCTTACGATGCCTTAATTTCCGATTATTTGGCTAATGTTACTGGCGAACCGCTTCCTGAGCGCTACACCGTGACTTATGAGAAAATTCAGGATCTGCGCTACGGCGAGAATCCGCATCAAAAAGCAGCTTTCTATCGCAAGCCTTTGGCTGCGGGGGATACTCTTACAGCAGCTGAGCAATTGCATGGCAAAGAATTATCCTACAACAATATCAACGATGCTAACGCAGCGCTGCAAATCGTGAAAGAATTTGAAGAACCTGCTGTCGTAGCCATTAAACATATGAATCCTTGTGGTGTAGGTGTCGGTGAAAGTGTATACGAAGCTTATCAAAAAGCTTACAACGCAGACCCAACCTCTATCTTTGGGGGTATCGTGGCAGCTAACCGGATTATCGATGCAGACACTGCTACTCTGCTGAAAGAGATTTTCCTCGAAATCGTATTGGCGCCAGGCTTTACGGAAGAAGCACTGGAAATCCTTACAAAGAAAAAGAACCTGCGTCTGCTCAAAATCGGCAATCTCAGCACGGCTAGCGCGCGTAAGAGCAGCTTCGTAGTTACCTCTATTGATGGAGGAATGGTTGTACAGGAGAGCGATGTGCATTCTGTGAACCCGGATGATCTACAAGTTGTTACGGACCGTAAGCCAACCGAAGAAGAATTGAAACAGCTGTTGTTCGGCTGGAAGGTAGTTAAGCATGTGAAATCTAATGCGATTGTATTAGCTGCGGATGATATGACAGTTGGCGTAGGTGCAGGGCAAATGAACCGCGTTGGCGCAGCTAAAATTGCGATTGAACAAGCTGGCGAGAAGTCCAAAGGATCAGTCCTTGCCTCTGACGCCTTCTTCCCAATGGGAGATACGCTTGAAATGGCAGCCAAAGCAGGCATTACCGCAGTTATTCAGCCAGGCGGCTCCATTAAAGACGAAGAATCGATCAAGGTCGCGAATGAGTATGGAATTGCTATGGTCTTCACAGGCGTCCGTCATTTCAAACACTAG
- the purN gene encoding phosphoribosylglycinamide formyltransferase translates to MQSSRIAVFASGQGSNFAALIEAQKAGLLGDGRIELLVSDKPEAPVAQRAEDAGIPALLLRPKDFASRELYEAEIVAELQRRDIGLVVLAGYMRLITPVLLTPYAGRIINIHPSLLPAFAGKDAIGQALNYGVKLTGVTVHFVDGGMDTGPVIAQRSVVVLDNDTADSLAERIHKVEYELYPEVVGAFASGKVELSGRKTIIREK, encoded by the coding sequence ATGCAATCAAGTCGAATCGCTGTTTTTGCTTCGGGGCAGGGCAGCAATTTTGCAGCACTGATCGAGGCACAGAAAGCAGGTTTGCTTGGAGACGGCAGGATTGAATTGCTTGTCTCGGACAAGCCGGAAGCGCCTGTAGCACAACGTGCGGAGGATGCGGGAATTCCCGCCCTCCTGCTGCGGCCAAAAGACTTCGCCAGCCGTGAGCTCTACGAAGCAGAGATTGTAGCAGAGCTTCAGCGGCGGGATATCGGGCTGGTTGTGCTGGCAGGGTATATGCGCCTCATTACACCAGTGCTTTTAACGCCGTATGCGGGTCGGATTATTAACATTCACCCATCGCTGCTGCCTGCTTTTGCTGGAAAGGATGCGATCGGACAAGCGCTGAATTATGGCGTGAAGCTGACGGGTGTCACTGTGCATTTTGTCGATGGAGGTATGGATACCGGGCCAGTTATTGCTCAGCGTAGCGTAGTTGTGTTGGATAACGACACGGCGGATTCATTGGCGGAACGGATTCATAAGGTTGAGTATGAGTTATATCCTGAAGTGGTTGGCGCTTTTGCCAGCGGGAAAGTGGAACTGAGTGGAAGAAAGACGATTATCCGCGAAAAGTAA
- the purQ gene encoding phosphoribosylformylglycinamidine synthase subunit PurQ, producing MKFAVLVFPGSNCDIDCYKAVEDSLGEPVDYVWHTATDLSAYDCILVPGGFSYGDYLRCGAISRFAPVMAEVAKAAEQGKYVLGICNGFQILTEAGLLPGALRRNMSMKFRCHDTVLKVVNNETPFTIDYAKDEEIIIPIAHGEGNYYCDDETLAELKANNQIVFTYSDNPNGSVADIAGVSNVQGNVVGMMPHPERAANSLLGSEDGKRMFTSILKTWRDRHDAASIR from the coding sequence ATGAAATTTGCTGTACTTGTCTTCCCAGGCTCCAACTGTGATATTGATTGCTACAAGGCGGTAGAGGACAGTCTCGGCGAACCAGTCGACTATGTGTGGCATACAGCGACGGATTTGTCGGCGTATGATTGCATTTTGGTTCCAGGCGGATTCTCATATGGTGATTACCTGCGCTGTGGCGCGATTTCGAGATTTGCTCCTGTTATGGCGGAAGTTGCTAAAGCAGCAGAGCAAGGGAAATACGTGCTAGGCATTTGCAATGGGTTCCAAATTCTTACTGAGGCTGGTTTGCTGCCAGGTGCGCTTCGCCGCAACATGTCGATGAAGTTCCGCTGTCACGATACAGTGCTTAAGGTTGTTAATAATGAAACCCCATTTACTATTGACTATGCTAAAGATGAAGAAATCATCATCCCAATCGCACACGGTGAAGGAAACTACTATTGTGATGACGAGACTTTGGCAGAGCTGAAAGCTAACAATCAGATCGTGTTTACCTATAGCGATAATCCTAACGGCTCCGTAGCCGATATTGCGGGTGTTAGTAACGTACAAGGGAATGTGGTTGGCATGATGCCTCACCCTGAGCGCGCGGCTAATAGTTTACTTGGTTCAGAAGACGGCAAAAGAATGTTTACATCCATACTGAAGACTTGGAGGGATCGTCATGACGCAGCAAGTATCCGTTAA
- the purF gene encoding amidophosphoribosyltransferase, translating to MSYEIKTGKEQETPILWTGDFYNEGTGSGDIFDTLKEECGVFGVFGHPEAASMSYYGLHALQHRGEESAGICVADGRDFNYHRGMGLVKEVFDKDKIASLVGDMSIGHVRYSTSGDSRLTNAQPLVFKYRDGDLAIATNGNIVNEPLIRKQLEQSGSIFQTTSDTEVLAHLIARSPKDFVEAAKDALQQLVGGFAFLLMTNDKLIVASDSHGLRPLVMGRIGEAYIFASESCALEVIGAQLVRDIEPGELLVLDKNGLLEDRFTEPKRKALCAMEYIYFSRPDSDMNGSNLHSARKRMGSRMALEAFVDADLVTGVPDSSISAAIGYAEQTGIPYELGLIKNKYTGRTFIQPSQELREQGVKMKLSAVRSVVDGKRVVMIDDSIVRGTTSRRIVNLLREAGAVEVHVRITSPPFKNPCFYGIDTPDRRDLIASYKTIEEMCEEINADSLAFLSPEGLISSIGGHNKDDYKGGLCLSCFDNDYPTQVDFGGAEKDGCSC from the coding sequence ATGTCTTATGAAATAAAGACCGGGAAAGAGCAGGAGACTCCTATCCTGTGGACTGGTGACTTTTACAATGAAGGAACGGGCTCGGGAGATATTTTTGACACATTAAAAGAAGAATGCGGCGTTTTCGGGGTCTTCGGACACCCGGAAGCGGCGTCCATGTCTTATTACGGCTTACACGCCTTACAACACCGTGGGGAAGAAAGTGCGGGAATCTGCGTAGCAGACGGTCGCGATTTCAACTATCACCGCGGGATGGGGTTAGTAAAAGAAGTATTCGACAAGGACAAAATTGCCTCATTGGTTGGAGACATGTCCATTGGGCATGTACGTTATTCCACTAGTGGAGACAGCCGTTTAACCAATGCGCAGCCGCTGGTATTTAAATATCGTGACGGCGATTTGGCGATTGCTACGAACGGCAACATAGTAAATGAACCGTTGATCCGCAAACAGCTGGAGCAAAGCGGATCGATCTTTCAAACTACGAGTGATACAGAAGTGCTGGCGCATCTGATTGCCCGTTCGCCAAAGGATTTTGTTGAAGCGGCAAAAGATGCGCTGCAGCAGCTCGTTGGCGGGTTTGCTTTTCTGCTTATGACAAATGACAAGCTGATTGTCGCTTCAGATTCCCATGGCTTGCGTCCGCTAGTGATGGGACGGATTGGTGAAGCTTATATTTTTGCTTCCGAGTCCTGCGCATTAGAGGTCATAGGGGCACAGCTGGTTCGTGATATTGAGCCGGGCGAGCTGCTAGTCCTCGACAAAAACGGCCTCTTGGAGGACCGTTTTACCGAACCCAAACGTAAAGCGCTGTGCGCGATGGAGTATATTTACTTCTCACGCCCAGACAGTGATATGAACGGCTCTAACCTGCACTCCGCCCGTAAGCGGATGGGTAGCCGCATGGCACTGGAAGCTTTTGTCGATGCTGATCTCGTAACCGGTGTGCCGGATTCCAGTATTTCAGCAGCCATCGGGTATGCCGAGCAAACGGGAATTCCTTATGAGCTTGGGCTCATTAAGAATAAGTACACTGGACGGACCTTCATCCAGCCGAGCCAAGAACTGCGTGAGCAAGGTGTGAAGATGAAGCTGAGCGCCGTGCGCAGCGTAGTTGATGGCAAACGTGTCGTTATGATCGATGATTCTATCGTTCGTGGCACGACCTCACGCCGAATCGTCAATCTGCTTCGGGAAGCGGGAGCTGTTGAAGTGCATGTGCGGATTACTTCGCCACCGTTCAAGAATCCTTGCTTCTACGGCATTGATACACCAGACCGCCGCGACCTCATCGCGTCCTACAAGACCATTGAGGAAATGTGCGAAGAGATCAACGCCGATTCCTTGGCATTTTTGTCGCCGGAAGGCTTAATCTCTTCCATTGGTGGACACAACAAAGATGACTATAAAGGCGGACTTTGTCTTTCTTGCTTTGATAATGATTACCCGACGCAGGTTGATTTTGGCGGGGCAGAGAAAGATGGCTGCTCGTGTTGA
- the purL gene encoding phosphoribosylformylglycinamidine synthase subunit PurL, which yields MTQQVSVKEPTAEQIAEQKIYSQFGVSDSEYELIKSFMGRLPNYTEIGVFSVMWSEHCAYKNSKPLLKRFPISGPRVLMGPGEGAGIVDIGDNQAVVFKIESHNHPSAVEPFQGAATGVGGIIRDIFSMGSRPIAILNSLRFGKLESDRVKYLFEHVVSGIAGYGNCIGIPTVGGEIMFDDSYDGNPLVNAMCVGLIDHDKIQRGVAKGVGNPVFYVGPPTGRDGIHGATFASVELSEESEAKRTAVQVGDPFMEKLVMESCLELIDSGIVIGIQDMGAAGLTCSSAEMASKAGNGLELYLDQVPQREEGMTPYEMMLSESQERMLFVVEPKDEAQAQEIFDRWGVICCKVGKVTDDGRLKLYHHGEVVGDMPVTALVDECPVYNKPSEVPAYYIANEKVDTLRYEEVTDLGGALRTVLGSPTVASKAWVYNQYDYMVRTSTAVRPGSDAAVVTIHGTRKGLAMTTDCNGRYVHLDPEVGGRIAVSEAARNIVCSGAEPLAITDNLNFGNPEKPDVFWQMERAVDGMAEACRVLDTPVIGGNVSLYNENTTGSIYPTPVVGMVGLVADTDHITTQGFKQEGDSILLLGVTKAELGGSEFQYAVHGVTEGRPPALDLATEKKLLNAVLTSIRGGLVRSAHDLSEGGLAVALAESCISGGIGANVELSANGLRSDVALFSESQSRIVLTAAPERAEELKAAIAASGVPVEIIGTVGGDRLRVNLDGVSALDEAVAELKFVWEDAIPCLMK from the coding sequence ATGACGCAGCAAGTATCCGTTAAGGAACCGACCGCAGAACAGATTGCGGAGCAGAAAATTTACAGCCAGTTCGGTGTGTCGGACAGCGAATATGAGCTGATCAAGTCTTTTATGGGACGTTTGCCGAACTACACTGAAATCGGCGTATTCAGCGTAATGTGGTCCGAGCACTGTGCCTATAAGAACTCCAAACCACTCCTGAAACGTTTCCCAATTTCCGGACCACGTGTCCTGATGGGACCTGGCGAGGGCGCAGGGATTGTAGATATCGGTGACAACCAAGCGGTTGTTTTCAAAATCGAAAGTCATAACCACCCTTCAGCGGTAGAACCTTTCCAAGGTGCGGCAACGGGTGTGGGCGGGATTATCCGTGATATTTTCTCCATGGGCTCCAGACCTATCGCAATCCTCAATTCACTACGTTTCGGGAAGCTGGAAAGTGATCGAGTAAAATATTTGTTCGAACATGTTGTGTCTGGTATTGCTGGTTATGGTAACTGTATCGGGATTCCAACGGTTGGCGGCGAAATCATGTTTGATGATAGCTATGATGGCAATCCGCTAGTTAATGCAATGTGTGTGGGTCTGATCGATCATGACAAAATCCAACGTGGTGTAGCTAAGGGTGTAGGCAACCCAGTCTTCTATGTAGGCCCTCCTACAGGACGTGATGGAATTCATGGTGCTACTTTTGCATCGGTAGAGCTTAGTGAGGAATCAGAAGCTAAACGTACCGCTGTACAGGTCGGCGATCCATTTATGGAAAAGCTCGTAATGGAATCTTGTCTAGAACTGATCGACAGCGGCATCGTTATCGGGATTCAGGATATGGGTGCAGCGGGTCTTACATGCTCTAGTGCGGAGATGGCAAGTAAAGCAGGCAACGGTCTGGAGCTATATCTTGATCAGGTGCCACAACGTGAAGAGGGCATGACGCCTTACGAAATGATGCTTTCAGAATCACAAGAACGGATGTTGTTCGTCGTTGAGCCGAAGGATGAGGCCCAGGCACAAGAGATTTTTGACCGCTGGGGTGTTATCTGCTGTAAAGTCGGTAAAGTTACGGATGATGGCCGCTTGAAATTGTATCATCACGGCGAGGTTGTTGGTGACATGCCAGTAACGGCGCTCGTGGATGAGTGCCCAGTATATAATAAACCCTCTGAGGTTCCTGCTTATTATATTGCGAATGAAAAGGTAGATACCCTTCGTTACGAGGAAGTTACAGATCTGGGCGGTGCATTGCGTACAGTACTTGGATCACCAACCGTAGCAAGTAAAGCATGGGTATACAATCAATACGATTACATGGTGCGGACGAGCACAGCTGTACGCCCTGGATCTGACGCGGCTGTAGTTACCATTCATGGTACTCGTAAAGGACTTGCGATGACTACAGACTGTAATGGCCGTTATGTTCATCTTGATCCTGAAGTGGGCGGACGTATTGCAGTCAGCGAAGCGGCACGCAACATCGTTTGTTCCGGTGCTGAACCGCTGGCTATTACGGATAACCTGAACTTCGGAAATCCTGAGAAGCCTGATGTGTTCTGGCAAATGGAGCGTGCGGTTGATGGTATGGCTGAAGCCTGTCGTGTGCTGGATACTCCGGTTATCGGTGGTAATGTCAGTCTTTATAACGAAAATACTACGGGTTCCATCTATCCAACGCCGGTTGTCGGCATGGTTGGTTTAGTAGCGGACACGGATCATATTACGACTCAAGGGTTCAAGCAAGAAGGAGATTCTATTCTTCTGCTGGGAGTGACCAAGGCTGAGCTGGGCGGCAGTGAATTCCAATATGCTGTTCATGGTGTGACCGAAGGTCGTCCTCCGGCTTTGGATTTGGCTACTGAGAAAAAACTGCTGAACGCAGTCCTTACCTCAATTCGTGGCGGTCTGGTGCGTTCCGCGCATGACTTGTCCGAAGGTGGACTTGCCGTAGCGCTTGCAGAGAGCTGTATCAGCGGCGGAATCGGAGCGAACGTTGAGCTTTCAGCTAACGGTCTTAGATCTGATGTAGCATTGTTCAGCGAAAGCCAATCACGCATTGTGCTGACAGCAGCTCCTGAACGTGCGGAAGAGCTGAAAGCAGCGATTGCAGCCAGCGGTGTTCCAGTGGAGATCATCGGAACTGTAGGTGGAGACAGACTGCGCGTAAATCTGGACGGCGTGTCCGCACTAGATGAAGCTGTAGCAGAATTGAAATTCGTTTGGGAGGATGCTATTCCATGTCTTATGAAATAA
- a CDS encoding phosphoribosylaminoimidazolesuccinocarboxamide synthase → MTSSAVSTAVELINAPLLYKGKVRELYDLGENVLIVVTDRISAFDYVLDPAVPEKGNVLNRLSAFWFGQTKELMENHVVHIDVDLLGDVVKDKEALRNRVMVVRKAERIDIECVVRGCITGGGWRQYQETGKVNGIELPANLRKNALLAEPIFTPAAKNDVGHDEDIPFEKMQELIGADLALELQEKSLKLFAFAREYCAERGIILADCKFEFGLLDGKVILIDEIFTPDASRFWAKDKYALDIEIDSMDKEPVRTYLSASAWDKNSKPDPLPTEVVEETTRRYLDIYHRLTGKSL, encoded by the coding sequence ATGACATCATCGGCCGTATCCACAGCCGTGGAACTCATCAATGCGCCGCTGCTCTACAAAGGGAAGGTTCGCGAGCTATACGATTTAGGGGAAAATGTACTGATCGTAGTTACGGATCGGATATCTGCTTTTGACTATGTGCTGGACCCGGCGGTCCCTGAAAAGGGTAATGTGCTTAACCGTCTGAGCGCGTTCTGGTTCGGACAGACTAAAGAGCTGATGGAGAATCATGTCGTTCATATCGATGTGGATCTGCTTGGCGACGTAGTTAAGGACAAAGAGGCCCTCAGAAACCGTGTCATGGTGGTACGCAAAGCGGAGCGCATTGATATCGAATGCGTAGTGCGTGGATGCATCACTGGCGGCGGCTGGAGACAGTATCAAGAAACCGGCAAGGTAAATGGTATTGAGCTTCCTGCTAACCTCCGCAAAAACGCGCTGCTGGCAGAGCCGATTTTTACCCCTGCGGCTAAAAATGATGTAGGTCACGATGAGGATATTCCGTTTGAGAAAATGCAGGAATTAATCGGAGCTGATCTGGCGCTTGAGCTGCAGGAAAAGAGCTTAAAGCTGTTCGCTTTTGCTAGAGAGTATTGTGCTGAGCGGGGGATCATTCTTGCGGACTGCAAATTCGAATTCGGCTTGTTGGACGGCAAGGTGATTCTGATCGATGAGATTTTTACACCGGATGCTTCCCGCTTCTGGGCTAAGGATAAATACGCGCTTGATATTGAAATTGATAGTATGGATAAAGAGCCTGTTCGTACGTATCTATCTGCATCTGCCTGGGATAAGAATAGTAAACCTGATCCGCTCCCAACTGAAGTAGTAGAAGAAACTACACGGCGTTATCTGGACATTTATCATCGTCTTACTGGCAAGTCTTTATAG